Proteins encoded by one window of Passer domesticus isolate bPasDom1 chromosome 10, bPasDom1.hap1, whole genome shotgun sequence:
- the LOC135308667 gene encoding uncharacterized protein LOC135308667 produces MATSNTRNQAIPETEAVTALTVLATVRAILERLASCDTVDAGLQMAIVSLTEEHPAHVVMSLLHCAPLCDRAATLMWRAMATSEVAMEEVLPALLSVLEQQPPHGPIFCSGNEAAFALAATLVLRRIVPTSEWHYGMLIYSPQLLVDLLLQMFSTTEQMPEDVQTRSFWRVCQEEHGLPSDPNRFAAHTMKALLSRLGFDKKLVALEHTQVWDALLCANTQHEAAGLLAREMRRGLSPLCPHMASHLLSLLIRKQPRRDLPALAFFVELLDCLDLSRHGPRALWLLSRHLPSQCRDRLRLQLRGLMLLSKEPSLGRGIRGLYQHLLEQLRDPNAEMLWTSLSVLTHVLQDKHLKIPSITALKLAEPPLTRFGNDNSQLQLLSIQLFSQVMELGVEEGEEPLTRILSQCLLPLFLRLARGQGLSRSPALCGTLPEEDGPGGAADEVRPEPAVAGPEPSGRAPALRPAAPAEPAEPPARDGRQHHWGGRSAHDGAEGGAPGPH; encoded by the exons atggccacctcaaacacccgcaatcaggccatcccggagACTGAGgccgtgactgccctgact gtgctagccacggtcagggccatcctggagagactggcgtcctgcgacaccgtggacgccgggctgcaaatggccatcgtgagcctgaccgaagaacatcctgctcacgtggtcatgagcctcctgcactgcgccccactgtgtgacag agctgccacactgatgtggagggccatggccacctcagaagtggccatggaggaggtccttccggcgctgctctccgtgctagagcagcagccaccgcacggcccgatcttctgcagcgggaatgaggccgcctttgccctggct gcaactctggtgctgcggaggattgtccccacgtctgagtggcactacgggatgctcatttattctccccagctgctcgtggatctgctcttgcaaatgttttctaccacagagcagatgccagaggacgttcagaccaggagcttctggagagtgtgccaggaggaacacggccttcccagcgaccccaacag gtttgcagcgcacaccatgaaggctctgctctcccgactgggcttcgacaagaagctggtggctctggagcacacacaggtctgggacgccctgctctgtgccaacacccagcacgaggcagcgggcctgctggccag ggagatgcgccgtggcttgagccccctgtgtccccacatggcctcgcacctgctcagcctgctcatccgcaagcagccacgccgggatctgcctgccctggccttctttgtggag ctcctggactgcctggacttgagccgacacggtcccagggccctctggctcctatccaggcacctgccgagccagtgcagggacaggctgcgcctgcagctcagaggcctcatgctgctcagcaaggagccctcgctg ggcagaggaatacgcggcctctatcaacacctgctggagcagctgcgtgatcccaatgcggagatgctctggacgagcctctccgtgctcacgcacgtgctgcaggacaaacacctcaagatacccagcatcaccgccctgaagctggctgagcccccGCTGACACGCTTTGgcaac gacaacagccagctgcagctgctctccattcagctcttcagccaggtgatggagctgggagtggaagagggggaagagcctctcacgagaatcctgagccagtgcctgctgcctctattcctgcgcttggcacgtggccaag gactctcgcgaagccctgctttgtgcggcacgctgcccgaggaggacggacctggaggagctgcggatgaagttcgcccagagcctg ctgttgcaggacctgagcccagcggccgagcacctgcgctgcgccctgccgcgcctgcagagcccgcagagccccctgcgagagacggccgtcagcatcattg gggtggccggagcgctcatgacggggcagaaggaggagctccaggtcctcactga